The Tenacibaculum jejuense genome includes a window with the following:
- a CDS encoding FAD-dependent oxidoreductase, producing MEKEHLNVNIVGAGVSGLVAALVLEQHGFKPTIIEATSSVGGRVKTDYINNYQLDHGFQVLLTSYPFAKKYLDFDLLELQKILPGALIYNNKKEFVIGDPLREFSFFLSTIFSNLLSIKDKLKVFKLNNTLKKKTISAIFSEKETTTLKYLSNFGFSKKAIDHFFIPFFSGIFLEDKLETSSRMFEFIYKMFGNGYAAIPKSGMQAIPNQLKSKLKQTTFIFNSEVSKVENSKIQLENGEVIKSDYTIIATNPDKILPTKTKASSWKSCHTLYFETTNKKISKPLIGLITDKTSLINNIFYHTSLKSKHKAKNELLSVTVVKEHNLDDKTLLDTVTKELEELCNITDIKFIKDYKIPYALPQNINVVNTNTNIKVDQNIYLAGDYLLNGSLNAAMHSGETVAKNIIQDIHINK from the coding sequence ATGGAAAAAGAACATCTAAATGTTAATATTGTAGGTGCAGGTGTTAGCGGATTAGTAGCTGCTTTGGTATTAGAACAACATGGATTTAAACCGACTATAATTGAAGCTACCAGCAGTGTCGGGGGAAGAGTTAAAACAGATTATATAAATAATTATCAACTCGATCATGGATTCCAAGTACTCTTAACATCGTATCCTTTTGCAAAAAAATATTTAGATTTTGATCTTTTAGAACTTCAAAAGATTTTACCAGGTGCACTTATTTACAATAATAAAAAGGAATTTGTTATCGGTGATCCTTTAAGAGAATTCTCTTTTTTTCTATCGACTATCTTTTCTAATTTACTTTCAATAAAGGATAAGCTAAAAGTTTTCAAATTAAATAATACTTTAAAAAAGAAAACAATCTCTGCTATATTTTCTGAAAAAGAAACAACGACATTAAAGTATCTATCTAACTTTGGTTTTTCGAAAAAAGCTATTGATCACTTTTTTATCCCTTTTTTTAGTGGAATATTTTTAGAAGATAAACTAGAAACTTCTAGTAGAATGTTTGAGTTTATTTATAAAATGTTTGGTAATGGTTACGCTGCTATTCCAAAATCAGGAATGCAAGCTATTCCTAATCAACTGAAAAGTAAATTAAAACAAACGACCTTTATATTTAATTCAGAAGTTTCTAAGGTTGAAAACTCGAAAATTCAACTTGAAAACGGTGAAGTAATTAAAAGTGATTATACCATTATAGCAACAAATCCTGATAAAATTCTACCTACTAAAACTAAGGCTAGTTCATGGAAATCATGTCACACTTTATATTTTGAAACAACAAATAAAAAGATAAGTAAACCCTTAATTGGGCTTATAACAGACAAAACTTCCTTGATTAATAATATTTTCTACCATACTAGCTTAAAATCTAAACACAAGGCTAAAAACGAACTTTTGTCTGTAACTGTAGTTAAAGAACATAATTTAGATGATAAAACATTATTAGATACAGTAACTAAGGAACTAGAAGAGTTATGTAATATCACAGATATTAAATTCATTAAAGATTACAAAATACCATATGCCCTACCTCAAAATATCAATGTTGTAAATACTAATACAAATATTAAAGTTGATCAAAATATTTATTTAGCTGGTGATTATCTATTAAATGGTTCTTTAAATGCAGCTATGCATTCAGGCGAAACTGTAGCAAAAAATATTATTCAAGATATACATATCAACAAGTAA